ATTAAGGAGTGATAAAAATGTCAAAAACAGTTGAAAAATTAAATCTTTACTTAGCTAACTTGAATGTGCTTTACAGAAAAGTCCAAAATTACCACTGGAACATTGTTGGTGCTGGATTCTTTGCTGTTCATGAAAAATTGGAAGAATATTATGATGCGATAAATGAACAAATTGACGATGTAGCTGAGAGAATTTTGTCAATAGGAGGTCGTCCTTTAGGAACATTAAAAGACTACTTGAAAATTACAACTATTAAGGAAGCTGAAAATAAGGAAATTTCTATTCCAGAAGCAGTAGCTGATGTGAAAAAAGAATTTGAAGCAATGTTAAAATTAGCGAAGGAAGTAAAAGAAGCGGCTGATGAAGAAAACGACTACGGAACATCTGCATTAGTTGACGAATATATCAGTACATACGAAAAAAACTTATGGATGTTAAACGCATATTTAAAATAAGATTTTTATGAGAAAATTACCAAACAAAGTTATTAAAATTACCTATTATATATATTTAGGGAAAGTCTGTAAAAAGATTTTCTCTTTTTTATTTACAAAATATATAAAAAATGTTATAATTAATTATTAATAAAAAATTAAAAGGTGGGGTTATGGCAATAAGTTTATTTAGTTGCAGCTATATGGGTGTGGATACTTATGTTGTGGAAGTGGAAGTTGACCTGTCCAGAGGGCTGCCTGTGTTTAATATAGTTGGAATGGGAGATCAGGCGATTTCCGAGAGCAAGGAGCGGATCAGGAGCTGTTTTAAGAATGTGGGGTTTGAGTTTCCTGTCAGACGTGTGCTGGTGAATTTGTCGCCTGCAAATATCAGGAAAAAAGGCAGTCATTTTGACTTGAGCATATTTTTAGGAATACTTGCGAATACAGGGCATATTTCAAATATAGAAATATTAAAAAAATATCTAATTTTAGGAGAAATTTCCTTAAATGGAAAGATAAAATCAATAAACGGGGCAATAAATGCCACAATTCTGGCAAAAG
This is a stretch of genomic DNA from Leptotrichia hofstadii. It encodes these proteins:
- a CDS encoding Dps family protein; its protein translation is MSKTVEKLNLYLANLNVLYRKVQNYHWNIVGAGFFAVHEKLEEYYDAINEQIDDVAERILSIGGRPLGTLKDYLKITTIKEAENKEISIPEAVADVKKEFEAMLKLAKEVKEAADEENDYGTSALVDEYISTYEKNLWMLNAYLK